A window of the Methanosarcinales archaeon genome harbors these coding sequences:
- a CDS encoding DUF1743 domain-containing protein, translating to MKLSDPYTVTYDGICAVCDRTNELVDVIEKSMCFGGSAWTMHHYASSPQVLDVRSIGNMIRYRAKVGTSKLKLEASVAAAGIESVIVNGNDVEITYAGLGGGGVGATVCRANSKGVIRSEITESGGGKAAKGTIVVQRLERVLVGIDDTDNKEGGATWTLAHNIASFLDTADARYLSHALVQLFPAPTKTQNCVSAVLEFGCTNNKAKHNLLEGIRSGLEKYSVSDETGMVVLDDFDAAPLEEYSKKCRTQLLTKQYAKEIAQSKNVQIWMRGNGIIGALAALPWYTRPNESVKLEQSYL from the coding sequence ATGAAATTGAGCGACCCTTATACAGTTACTTATGATGGAATATGTGCAGTATGCGACCGCACGAATGAATTGGTGGATGTGATAGAAAAATCTATGTGCTTTGGCGGTTCTGCCTGGACCATGCACCATTACGCCAGCAGCCCACAGGTTCTGGATGTAAGGTCAATTGGGAATATGATCCGCTACCGTGCTAAGGTTGGCACTTCCAAACTCAAACTGGAGGCTTCGGTTGCAGCTGCAGGTATAGAATCAGTAATTGTGAATGGTAACGATGTGGAGATCACGTATGCCGGGCTGGGAGGTGGAGGTGTAGGTGCTACTGTATGCCGCGCTAATAGTAAAGGTGTAATCAGGTCCGAGATTACTGAATCAGGTGGCGGCAAGGCAGCCAAAGGGACAATCGTAGTACAAAGACTTGAACGAGTGCTGGTGGGCATTGATGATACTGATAATAAGGAGGGGGGAGCCACATGGACACTTGCCCATAATATCGCATCATTCCTCGACACTGCTGATGCAAGGTACCTTTCCCATGCACTGGTACAGCTATTTCCCGCCCCTACCAAGACCCAGAATTGTGTATCTGCTGTGCTTGAATTCGGGTGCACCAATAATAAAGCGAAGCATAATTTATTAGAGGGTATCAGGTCAGGATTAGAAAAATATAGTGTATCTGATGAAACTGGAATGGTGGTGTTGGACGATTTTGATGCAGCACCCCTGGAAGAATATAGCAAAAAGTGCAGGACCCAATTACTGACAAAACAGTATGCTAAAGAGATCGCCCAATCCAAGAATGTCCAGATATGGATGAGGGGCAATGGTATCATTGGAGCTCTGGCGGCCCTGCCGTGGTACACCAGGCCCAATGAATCAGTTAAACTTGAACAGTCTTATCTATGA